One Bosea sp. 685 DNA segment encodes these proteins:
- a CDS encoding ATP-binding protein — MVFLSSSLAFWIAVATAILAILFALKLARQRDRIVRQATELAHDIETLNDRLWALADSEERYRSLIEAQGDLIVRRDGDRIVYANAGYASLLGLSEAEVIGSQAQPRRIACRPALALGDGARVFDESLATLEGERWISWVETVVPVALGKTVLQRVGRDITARIAGEQELVEARARAESASEAKSRFLATVSHEFRTPLNGILGMADLLGDTRLDPEQTTYVGALRTSGEALLSLVDDILDVAKVEAGKLELSVAPFDLGPLVETVGELMAPRAQAKGLDIATYLAPDLPSRLVGDRDRLRQILLNLVGNAIKFTEHGGVGIRLDRAAGEMIEITVSDTGPGIPQDRLQAIFDEFEQADNTATRSHEGTGLGLAIVRQLVSLMGGEVGVESRPGEGALFRVRLPLEVAEAGTILAPPDWQGRRVLVVCAAPFAGRFLADTIATTGATAMLATGPDRALALLRQGAAPDAILIDQSIGPEAARILAEAAREAGPGERLIMLSPTERRQFGVPREQGFTGFLMKPVRARSLYERLSPRPEAAVLLPDSRQEAPSPALPVAPRLTVLVAEDNEINALLATRTLERLGCAAIWARNGREAISHVAASLKGEAAALDLVLLDIRMPELDGLSAARIIRTMEAEAKAGAKLPLIAVSANVSAADRSAARAAGMDDCLAKPLDRAALKRWLDHVEGRLMLTLSA, encoded by the coding sequence TGGGCGCTGGCCGATAGCGAGGAGCGCTATCGCAGCCTGATCGAGGCGCAGGGCGACCTGATCGTGCGCCGCGACGGCGACCGGATCGTCTACGCCAATGCCGGCTATGCCTCCCTGCTCGGCTTGAGCGAGGCCGAGGTCATCGGCAGCCAGGCGCAGCCGAGGCGCATCGCCTGCCGGCCGGCACTCGCGCTGGGCGACGGCGCCCGTGTCTTCGACGAGAGTTTGGCGACGCTCGAAGGCGAGCGCTGGATCTCCTGGGTCGAGACCGTCGTGCCGGTCGCGCTCGGCAAGACCGTGCTGCAGCGCGTCGGCCGCGACATCACCGCCCGCATCGCCGGCGAGCAGGAACTGGTCGAGGCTCGCGCCCGGGCCGAGAGCGCCAGCGAGGCGAAATCGCGCTTCCTTGCGACCGTCAGCCACGAATTCCGCACGCCGCTCAACGGCATCCTCGGCATGGCCGATCTGCTCGGCGACACGCGCCTCGACCCCGAGCAGACCACCTATGTCGGTGCGCTGCGCACTTCGGGCGAGGCGCTGCTCTCGCTCGTCGACGACATCCTCGACGTCGCCAAGGTCGAGGCCGGCAAGCTCGAATTATCCGTAGCGCCCTTCGATCTGGGCCCGCTGGTCGAGACTGTCGGCGAATTGATGGCGCCGCGCGCCCAGGCGAAAGGCCTCGACATCGCGACCTATCTCGCACCCGACCTGCCCAGCCGCCTGGTCGGCGACCGCGATCGGCTGCGCCAAATCCTGCTCAACCTCGTCGGCAATGCAATCAAGTTCACCGAGCATGGCGGCGTCGGCATCCGCCTCGACCGCGCCGCCGGGGAGATGATCGAGATCACCGTCTCCGACACCGGGCCGGGCATCCCGCAAGACCGGCTGCAGGCGATTTTCGACGAGTTCGAACAGGCGGACAACACCGCCACGCGTAGCCATGAAGGCACGGGACTCGGCCTTGCGATCGTGCGCCAACTGGTCTCGTTGATGGGCGGCGAGGTCGGCGTCGAGAGCCGGCCTGGCGAAGGCGCGCTCTTCCGCGTCCGCCTGCCGCTTGAGGTAGCCGAGGCCGGCACCATCCTGGCCCCGCCGGACTGGCAAGGGCGGCGCGTGCTGGTCGTCTGCGCCGCCCCCTTCGCCGGGCGCTTCCTGGCGGACACGATCGCGACCACGGGCGCCACGGCCATGCTGGCAACCGGACCCGACAGAGCGCTCGCCCTGCTGCGGCAAGGCGCGGCCCCCGACGCTATCCTGATCGACCAGTCGATCGGCCCGGAGGCCGCGCGCATTCTGGCGGAAGCAGCGCGCGAGGCCGGGCCGGGTGAACGACTGATCATGCTCTCCCCGACCGAGCGGCGGCAATTCGGCGTGCCACGCGAGCAGGGCTTCACCGGTTTCCTGATGAAGCCGGTGCGGGCGCGCTCGCTCTATGAGCGCCTTTCGCCGCGGCCGGAAGCGGCCGTGCTCCTGCCCGATTCGCGTCAGGAGGCGCCCTCTCCCGCGCTCCCGGTCGCGCCGCGGCTCACCGTGCTCGTCGCCGAAGACAACGAGATCAACGCCTTGCTGGCGACGCGGACGCTGGAGCGGCTCGGCTGCGCCGCGATCTGGGCCCGCAACGGGCGCGAGGCCATCAGCCATGTCGCGGCCAGCCTGAAGGGCGAGGCGGCAGCGCTCGACCTTGTCCTGCTGGATATTCGCATGCCGGAGCTCGACGGACTCTCGGCCGCGCGCATCATCCGCACCATGGAGGCCGAGGCGAAAGCCGGCGCAAAGCTGCCGCTGATCGCCGTCTCCGCCAATGTCTCCGCCGCAGATCGCAGCGCCGCGCGGGCCGCCGGCATGGATGATTGCCTGGCTAAGCCTCTCGACCGCGCCGCGCTGAAACGCTGGCTCGACCATGTCGAAGGCCGCCTGATGTTGACTTTGAGCGCTTGA
- a CDS encoding GNAT family N-acetyltransferase gives MAFEVFRGHDQPANQLPAGHPFLARLRKLSGRPGEFDPLSGSLGRSGSLEVRLARGPREIWRAQRLRYRVFYQEMSAKPDVVSRMFRRDADRFDGACDHLLVIDHAARGRFGGIKPKVVGTYRLMRQGAATRFGGFYTQGEFDLQPLLARHPSARFLELGRSCVLKPYRTKKTVELLWHGIWAYVRHHRIDAMFGCASFDSTDPDALALPLSFLHHHARSEGEWGAIARPDRSVAMNRLPVEALDAKQALKQMPPLIKAYLRLGARFGTGAVVDRQFGTTDVLVILPVAAIDQRYLDYYGDEGQRYAA, from the coding sequence ATGGCATTTGAGGTCTTTCGCGGCCACGATCAGCCGGCAAATCAATTGCCGGCCGGACATCCGTTCCTGGCGCGGCTGCGCAAGCTCAGCGGCCGCCCGGGCGAGTTCGACCCGCTTTCTGGCTCGCTCGGCCGTTCCGGCTCGCTCGAGGTCAGACTGGCGCGAGGCCCGCGCGAGATCTGGCGGGCACAACGGCTGCGCTACCGCGTGTTCTATCAGGAGATGTCGGCCAAGCCCGATGTCGTGTCACGGATGTTCCGCCGCGACGCCGACCGTTTCGACGGGGCTTGCGATCATCTCCTGGTCATCGACCATGCCGCGCGCGGGCGCTTCGGCGGCATCAAGCCCAAGGTCGTCGGCACCTATCGCTTGATGCGGCAAGGCGCGGCGACGCGCTTCGGCGGCTTCTACACGCAAGGGGAATTCGACCTGCAGCCGCTGCTCGCGCGCCACCCATCCGCGCGCTTCCTCGAGCTCGGCCGCTCCTGCGTGCTCAAGCCCTATCGCACCAAGAAGACGGTCGAACTGCTCTGGCACGGCATCTGGGCCTATGTCCGCCACCATCGGATCGACGCGATGTTCGGCTGCGCCAGCTTCGACAGCACCGATCCCGACGCATTGGCGCTGCCGCTGAGCTTCCTGCACCACCATGCCCGCTCCGAAGGCGAATGGGGCGCCATTGCCCGGCCCGACCGCAGCGTGGCGATGAACCGGCTCCCGGTGGAGGCACTCGATGCCAAGCAGGCGCTGAAACAGATGCCGCCGCTGATCAAGGCCTATCTCCGGCTGGGCGCCCGTTTCGGCACGGGCGCGGTGGTCGACCGGCAGTTCGGCACGACCGACGTGCTGGTGATCCTGCCCGTGGCCGCGATCGACCAGCGCTATCTCGATTATTACGGTGACGAGGGCCAGCGCTACGCGGCTTGA
- a CDS encoding SDR family oxidoreductase has protein sequence MKLVIIGLGYTAGFFARAALAGGFEVTGTVRSADKAGALSRAGIPTLVFDGFAVSSRLAKAVMEADAVLVSAQPGEDGDPALACLSSQLAAAPDLRWIGYLSTIGVYGNHDGAWIDETAECRPTNARSTLRLTIDKAWLAFGEKTGKPVQIFRLAGIYGPGRNGIVNLRAGTARRLVKPGQVFNRIHAQDIAGVLLASLEQPRNGAVYNVTDDEPAPPQDVVSFAAGLIGIEPPPETPFDPAQLTPMAASFYGENKRVSNALMKRELGYALRYPTYREALRALAQAGE, from the coding sequence ATGAAGCTCGTCATCATCGGCCTCGGCTATACCGCCGGTTTTTTCGCGCGTGCTGCGTTGGCTGGGGGCTTCGAGGTCACCGGCACGGTGCGCTCGGCCGACAAGGCGGGAGCGCTCAGCCGCGCCGGCATTCCGACCCTGGTCTTCGACGGTTTTGCAGTGTCGTCGCGGCTGGCCAAAGCCGTCATGGAGGCCGATGCCGTGCTGGTCTCGGCGCAGCCAGGCGAGGACGGCGATCCGGCGCTCGCCTGCCTCTCCAGTCAGCTTGCGGCCGCGCCCGATCTGCGCTGGATCGGCTATCTCTCGACCATCGGCGTCTATGGCAATCACGACGGCGCCTGGATCGACGAAACAGCCGAATGCCGGCCCACCAATGCGCGCTCGACGCTGCGGCTCACGATCGACAAGGCCTGGCTCGCCTTCGGGGAGAAAACCGGAAAGCCTGTGCAGATTTTCCGCCTCGCCGGCATTTACGGCCCCGGCCGCAACGGCATCGTCAATCTGCGCGCGGGCACGGCGCGGCGCCTGGTCAAGCCCGGCCAGGTCTTCAACCGCATCCATGCGCAGGATATCGCCGGCGTGCTGCTGGCCTCGCTCGAACAGCCGCGCAACGGCGCCGTCTACAACGTTACCGATGACGAGCCTGCCCCGCCGCAGGATGTGGTGAGCTTCGCCGCCGGGCTGATCGGCATCGAGCCGCCGCCCGAGACCCCGTTCGATCCAGCGCAGCTGACGCCCATGGCGGCGAGCTTCTATGGCGAGAACAAGCGCGTCTCGAACGCGCTGATGAAGCGGGAACTCGGTTACGCGCTCCGCTATCCGACCTATCGCGAGGCCCTACGGGCGCTGGCGCAGGCAGGGGAATAG
- a CDS encoding BrnT family toxin — protein sequence MPEFEWDPEKDTTNVAKHGVAFEFAKRIFEGPVLSWIDDRIDYGEVREISIGVIDGFVMLVVVHTDRDGRIRIISARSASQKERQRYETSL from the coding sequence ATACCTGAATTCGAATGGGACCCCGAGAAGGACACCACCAATGTCGCCAAGCATGGCGTCGCCTTCGAATTTGCGAAACGCATTTTCGAGGGACCGGTGCTGAGCTGGATCGATGACCGCATCGATTATGGCGAGGTTCGCGAGATCAGCATCGGCGTCATCGACGGGTTTGTTATGCTCGTCGTCGTGCATACGGACCGCGACGGCCGCATCCGCATCATCTCGGCCCGATCAGCCTCCCAAAAGGAAAGGCAGCGCTATGAAACCTCCCTATGA
- a CDS encoding glutathione S-transferase family protein yields the protein MATLFHYPLCPHSRFIRLVLGEFGMEAELVEERVWERRREFLELNTAGTTPVFREENGLAVPGAGVIAEYLDETRGLALAERRLLPEGPGERVEVRRLLDWFNLKFDAEITAPLVLEKVMKRFMSRDEGGGPPDMSAIRAARANVRYHLRYIAWLTAKRNWLAGAELSYADLAAAAHLSCVDYLGDVPWDEDEAARAWYARIKSRPSFRPLLADRIPGMAPSAHYDNLDF from the coding sequence ATGGCGACCCTTTTTCATTATCCGCTATGTCCGCATTCGCGCTTCATCCGGCTGGTTCTCGGCGAGTTCGGCATGGAGGCCGAGCTGGTCGAGGAGCGCGTCTGGGAGCGGCGGCGCGAGTTCCTTGAACTGAACACCGCCGGCACCACGCCGGTTTTCCGCGAGGAGAACGGGCTTGCCGTTCCCGGCGCCGGCGTCATTGCCGAATATTTGGACGAGACGCGCGGTCTGGCGCTGGCCGAACGCCGCCTCCTGCCGGAAGGGCCGGGCGAGCGCGTCGAGGTGCGCCGGCTGCTCGACTGGTTCAACCTGAAGTTCGATGCCGAGATCACCGCTCCGCTCGTGCTGGAAAAGGTGATGAAGCGATTCATGAGCCGCGACGAGGGCGGCGGGCCGCCCGACATGAGCGCGATCCGCGCGGCGCGCGCCAATGTGCGCTATCATCTGCGCTACATCGCCTGGCTCACCGCCAAGCGGAACTGGCTTGCCGGGGCCGAACTGAGCTATGCCGATCTCGCCGCGGCGGCGCATCTCTCCTGCGTCGACTATCTCGGCGACGTGCCCTGGGATGAGGATGAGGCCGCGCGCGCATGGTATGCGAGGATCAAGTCCCGCCCGAGCTTCCGGCCGCTGCTGGCCGACCGGATTCCGGGCATGGCTCCGAGCGCGCATTACGACAATCTGGATTTTTGA
- a CDS encoding BrnA antitoxin family protein, which yields MKPPYDKPLSPEALAALKDDEIDFSDIPELDETFWRNAKLVEPDRTQLVTLRVKKSVLEAYKAQGRGYQTRMNTVLETYARSQLKRTS from the coding sequence ATGAAACCTCCCTATGACAAACCGCTGTCGCCCGAGGCTCTCGCCGCGCTCAAGGACGACGAAATCGATTTCAGCGACATCCCCGAACTGGATGAGACCTTCTGGAGAAACGCGAAGCTGGTCGAGCCCGACCGCACGCAACTGGTGACACTGCGCGTCAAGAAATCGGTCCTGGAAGCCTATAAGGCCCAGGGCCGTGGCTATCAGACCCGCATGAACACCGTTCTCGAAACTTATGCCCGTTCCCAACTCAAGCGGACTTCATGA
- a CDS encoding MFS transporter, translated as MPVDPHAQPVEDVAAADLASEGIELSSERTSPFVPLQQPIFRKVWIASLASNFGGLIQAVGASWMMTSIAASPDMVALVQASTTLPVMLFSLAAGAISDNYDRRKIMLTAQGFLFAVSVTLAAFSWLGLITPWLLLSFTFLIGCGSALNNPAWQSSVGDMVPRRDVPAAVTLNSVAFNIARSVGPAIGGAIVAAAGAFAAFAVNALCYIGLITVLARWRPPKVERLLPRETLWIAMGAGLRYVAMSPNIRSVILRAFAFGFGGIVALALLPLIARDLIQGGPLIFGVLLGAFGAGAVGGAFMSARLRRLLTTEALVRMTFVAFAVSVALIAVSTSLWLTMPALSVGGACWVLTLSTFNATVQLSAPRWVVGRSLALYQMGAFGGMAIGSWAWGRAVLHFGTEQALLMAAVILLVGAALGLRYALPPLEALNLDPLSRWREPKVAVDIEPRSGPVIVTIEYLIREEDVVVFLNAMAERRRIRRRDGARHWTLLRDLTNAELWVERYDSPTWVEYIRQNQRVTQADAEIGDRVRALHRGENPPVVHRMIERQTGSLPRVAAVEAQMITESLSDPRSV; from the coding sequence ATGCCTGTCGATCCTCACGCCCAGCCTGTCGAAGATGTCGCCGCCGCCGATCTCGCCTCGGAGGGCATCGAGCTGTCCTCGGAGCGCACCTCGCCCTTCGTGCCGCTGCAGCAGCCGATCTTCCGCAAAGTCTGGATCGCCAGCCTCGCCTCGAATTTCGGCGGATTGATCCAGGCTGTCGGCGCCTCCTGGATGATGACCTCGATCGCGGCCTCGCCCGACATGGTCGCGCTGGTGCAGGCCTCGACGACGCTGCCGGTGATGCTGTTCTCGCTGGCTGCAGGGGCAATCTCTGACAATTACGATCGCCGCAAGATCATGTTGACGGCCCAGGGCTTCCTGTTCGCCGTCTCTGTCACGCTTGCCGCATTTTCATGGCTGGGGTTGATCACGCCCTGGCTCTTGCTGAGCTTCACCTTCCTGATCGGCTGCGGCTCGGCGCTGAACAACCCGGCCTGGCAGTCCTCGGTCGGCGATATGGTGCCGCGCCGTGATGTGCCCGCCGCGGTGACGCTGAACAGCGTCGCCTTCAACATCGCCCGCAGTGTCGGCCCCGCGATCGGTGGCGCGATCGTTGCGGCGGCGGGCGCCTTCGCTGCCTTCGCGGTCAACGCCTTGTGCTATATCGGCCTGATCACGGTGCTGGCGCGCTGGCGACCGCCCAAGGTCGAGCGCTTGTTGCCGCGCGAGACGCTCTGGATCGCGATGGGGGCGGGGCTGCGCTATGTCGCGATGTCGCCCAACATCCGCAGCGTCATCCTGCGCGCCTTCGCCTTCGGCTTCGGCGGCATCGTCGCGCTCGCCTTGCTGCCGCTGATCGCGCGCGATCTCATTCAAGGCGGTCCATTGATCTTCGGCGTGCTGCTCGGAGCCTTCGGTGCCGGTGCCGTCGGCGGCGCCTTCATGAGCGCAAGGCTGCGCCGGTTGCTCACCACCGAGGCGCTGGTGCGGATGACCTTCGTCGCCTTTGCCGTCTCCGTTGCGCTGATCGCCGTCAGCACGAGCCTGTGGCTGACCATGCCGGCGCTCAGCGTCGGCGGCGCCTGCTGGGTTTTGACGCTCTCGACCTTCAACGCCACGGTGCAGCTCTCGGCGCCGCGCTGGGTCGTCGGTCGGTCATTGGCGCTCTATCAGATGGGCGCTTTCGGCGGCATGGCGATCGGCAGCTGGGCCTGGGGCCGGGCGGTCCTGCATTTCGGCACCGAGCAGGCGCTGCTGATGGCGGCCGTCATCCTCCTGGTCGGCGCGGCGCTCGGCCTGCGCTACGCCCTGCCGCCGCTGGAGGCGCTCAATCTCGATCCGCTGAGCCGCTGGCGCGAGCCCAAGGTCGCAGTCGATATCGAGCCGCGCAGCGGGCCGGTCATCGTCACGATCGAATACCTGATCCGCGAGGAGGACGTCGTCGTCTTCCTCAACGCCATGGCCGAGCGCCGCCGCATTCGCCGCCGCGATGGTGCGCGCCACTGGACGCTGTTGCGCGACCTGACCAATGCGGAACTCTGGGTCGAGCGCTACGACAGCCCGACCTGGGTCGAATACATCCGCCAGAACCAGCGTGTCACCCAGGCCGATGCCGAGATCGGCGATCGCGTCCGCGCCTTGCACAGGGGCGAGAACCCGCCTGTCGTCCACCGCATGATCGAGCGCCAGACCGGCTCGCTGCCGCGCGTGGCGGCGGTGGAGGCTCAGATGATCACGGAGTCGCTGAGCGATCCGCGCTCGGTATGA
- a CDS encoding HAD family phosphatase encodes MMPTQTSPTVVFDVGNVLLRWDPRLLYRELIPDPAKLDWFMRNVCTAAWNIEQDRGRSWEEAVALLVSAHPEWTREIKAFDERWHETVPGVIEDNVALLAELKAKGEKVYAITNFSREKWAECLIRFPFLQSFDGAIVSAHEGLIKPDIAIYRTLLERYALNAPDCIFIDDSHKNIEAARAIGMQAVHFVEPLDLRAELRGLGALL; translated from the coding sequence ATGATGCCGACCCAAACCTCGCCCACCGTCGTCTTCGATGTCGGCAACGTCCTGCTCCGCTGGGATCCGCGCCTGCTCTATCGCGAATTGATTCCCGATCCGGCCAAGCTCGACTGGTTCATGCGGAATGTCTGCACCGCCGCCTGGAACATCGAGCAGGATCGCGGCCGCTCCTGGGAAGAGGCCGTGGCGCTGCTGGTCTCGGCCCATCCCGAATGGACGCGCGAGATCAAGGCCTTCGACGAGCGCTGGCACGAGACCGTGCCCGGCGTGATCGAAGACAATGTCGCGCTACTCGCCGAACTCAAGGCAAAGGGCGAAAAGGTCTACGCCATCACCAATTTCTCGCGCGAGAAATGGGCGGAGTGCCTGATCCGCTTCCCCTTCCTGCAAAGCTTCGACGGCGCGATCGTCTCGGCGCATGAAGGCCTGATCAAGCCGGATATCGCGATCTACCGCACGCTGCTGGAGCGCTACGCCCTGAACGCGCCCGACTGCATCTTCATCGACGACAGCCACAAGAATATCGAAGCGGCGCGCGCGATCGGCATGCAGGCCGTGCACTTCGTCGAACCGCTCGATCTGCGCGCCGAGCTGCGGGGGTTGGGCGCCCTGCTCTGA
- the queG gene encoding tRNA epoxyqueuosine(34) reductase QueG, which translates to MPQVSERLQAWLEAGHHGEMGWMAERVTERAAPRKLWSEARRVVMLGMSYAPDSDPLAILGQPDKAAISLYARRRDYHDVIKGKLKSVAGLLAAKGGADVKVFVDTAPVMEKPLAEAAGLGWQGKHTVLVSREHGSWLFLGAIYTTAELPLDAPESDHCGSCRRCLDICPTDAFPAPYQLDARRCIAYLTIEHQGHIDAALRPGIGNRVFGCDDCLAVCPWNKFAAAAQETRLALNDGLDAPSLADLAALDDAAFRTLFAGTPVKRTGRDRFIRNVLIAIGNSNRPELAASAEALVADASPLVRAMAAWALIRLAPVRAGHLAAHALAGEADADVRKEWLALPSQPECIA; encoded by the coding sequence ATCCCGCAGGTTTCCGAACGTCTCCAGGCCTGGCTCGAGGCCGGCCATCATGGCGAGATGGGCTGGATGGCGGAGCGCGTGACTGAGCGCGCCGCGCCGCGAAAGCTCTGGAGCGAGGCGCGTCGCGTCGTGATGCTCGGCATGAGCTATGCGCCCGATAGCGACCCGCTCGCCATCCTGGGCCAGCCTGACAAGGCCGCGATCTCGCTCTATGCGCGGCGGCGCGACTATCACGACGTCATCAAGGGCAAGCTGAAAAGCGTCGCCGGCCTGCTCGCGGCGAAGGGCGGGGCGGACGTCAAGGTCTTCGTCGATACCGCTCCTGTGATGGAAAAGCCGCTCGCCGAGGCCGCCGGCCTCGGCTGGCAGGGCAAGCACACCGTGCTGGTCTCGCGCGAGCACGGCTCCTGGCTCTTCCTCGGAGCGATCTACACCACGGCCGAATTGCCGCTGGACGCGCCCGAGAGCGACCATTGCGGCTCCTGCCGGCGCTGCCTCGACATCTGCCCGACCGACGCCTTCCCCGCGCCCTATCAGCTCGATGCGCGCCGCTGCATCGCCTATCTCACCATCGAGCATCAAGGCCATATCGATGCGGCGCTGCGCCCCGGCATCGGCAACCGCGTCTTCGGCTGCGATGATTGCCTGGCCGTCTGCCCCTGGAACAAATTCGCCGCCGCAGCCCAGGAAACCCGGCTCGCGCTCAATGATGGCCTCGACGCGCCGTCCTTGGCCGATCTCGCGGCGCTGGACGATGCCGCTTTCCGCACGCTCTTCGCCGGCACGCCGGTGAAGCGCACGGGTCGCGACCGCTTTATTCGCAACGTTCTGATCGCGATCGGCAACAGCAACCGGCCCGAGCTTGCTGCCAGCGCCGAGGCCCTGGTCGCTGATGCCTCGCCTTTGGTACGTGCCATGGCCGCTTGGGCGCTGATCAGGCTCGCGCCAGTGCGAGCCGGGCACCTCGCCGCTCATGCCCTCGCAGGCGAAGCCGATGCGGATGTCCGCAAGGAATGGCTCGCCCTCCCATCCCAGCCGGAATGCATTGCATGA
- a CDS encoding undecaprenyl-diphosphate phosphatase: MQNLIEAFVLGIVEGLTEFLPVSSTGHLLLLGHFLGFESNGKSFEVLVQLGAILAIMLVYFRRLLDIALRLGSDPAARRFVIGVLIAFLPAALIGAVLHGFIKSVLFNPFLVCCALIAGGLVLLVVDELELEVKHTDATTFPLPMYLKIGFIQCLAMIPGVSRSGSTIVGAMLLGASKRAAAEFSFFLAMPTMAGAFAYDLLKSYKTLTFDDSLLIVVGFVAAFFSALIVVRSFLDYVSKRGFAIFAWWRIIMGLFGLAGLWIVG, from the coding sequence ATGCAAAACCTGATCGAAGCGTTCGTGCTCGGCATCGTCGAGGGCCTGACCGAGTTCCTGCCTGTTTCCTCGACAGGCCATTTGCTGCTGCTCGGGCATTTCCTCGGCTTCGAATCCAACGGCAAGAGTTTCGAGGTGCTGGTCCAGCTCGGCGCGATCCTGGCGATCATGCTGGTCTATTTCCGGCGCCTGCTCGACATCGCGCTGCGCCTGGGCAGCGACCCCGCCGCCCGGCGCTTCGTCATCGGCGTGCTCATCGCCTTCCTGCCGGCGGCGCTGATCGGCGCCGTGCTGCACGGCTTCATCAAGAGCGTGCTGTTCAACCCGTTCCTGGTCTGCTGCGCGCTGATCGCCGGCGGGCTCGTGCTGCTGGTCGTCGATGAGCTCGAACTCGAGGTGAAACACACCGACGCCACCACCTTCCCGCTGCCGATGTATCTCAAGATCGGCTTCATCCAGTGCCTGGCGATGATCCCCGGCGTCTCGCGTTCGGGCTCGACCATCGTCGGCGCGATGCTGCTGGGCGCCAGCAAGCGCGCGGCGGCCGAATTCTCCTTCTTCCTGGCCATGCCGACCATGGCGGGCGCCTTCGCCTACGACCTGCTCAAGAGCTACAAAACCCTGACCTTCGACGATTCCCTGCTGATCGTCGTCGGCTTCGTGGCGGCCTTCTTCTCGGCCCTGATCGTGGTGCGCAGCTTCCTCGACTACGTCTCCAAGCGCGGTTTCGCGATCTTCGCCTGGTGGCGGATCATCATGGGGCTGTTCGGCCTGGCGGGCTTGTGGATCGTCGGCTAG
- a CDS encoding protein-methionine-sulfoxide reductase heme-binding subunit MsrQ has translation MNGWLPWLDRQGRFSALRALAFALVLVPALILAYEAWTGQLSSKPWTRAVHDTGTWAIRLLLVTLAVSPLRRILDWGKLLGIRRMLGLSVLAYAAGHLTLYCIDLAFDWGLIVSEIVKRFYLTIGFTALLGLTALGVTSTDGMIRRMGAKNWQRLHNLVYLITGLGLLHFALQSKIDVTQPALLNGLFALLLLYRGLNRLKIAMTTPVLIAAALLTGLATALCETAWYALTSGVSAWDVFQANADVVVYQDLGFLRPGHWVALVGLGVAAVHAWRAPVAKPRRARRSDGVPAQTGA, from the coding sequence GTGAACGGATGGCTGCCATGGCTGGATCGGCAGGGGCGGTTCTCGGCTTTGCGCGCGCTTGCTTTCGCGCTGGTGCTCGTGCCGGCCTTGATCCTGGCCTATGAGGCCTGGACCGGCCAGCTCAGCTCGAAACCCTGGACGCGGGCGGTGCACGATACCGGCACCTGGGCGATCCGATTGCTCCTGGTCACGCTTGCGGTCTCGCCGCTCCGGCGCATTCTCGACTGGGGCAAGCTGCTGGGCATCCGCCGGATGCTCGGCCTCTCGGTGCTGGCCTATGCAGCAGGGCATCTGACGCTCTACTGCATCGACCTCGCCTTCGACTGGGGCCTGATCGTCTCCGAGATCGTCAAGCGCTTCTATCTGACGATCGGCTTCACCGCGCTGCTGGGCCTGACCGCGCTCGGCGTCACCTCGACCGACGGGATGATTCGCCGGATGGGCGCGAAGAACTGGCAGCGCCTGCACAACCTCGTCTACCTGATCACCGGGCTAGGCCTGCTGCATTTCGCCCTGCAGTCGAAGATCGACGTCACCCAGCCGGCACTGCTGAACGGGCTCTTCGCGCTGCTCTTGCTCTATCGCGGGCTGAACCGATTGAAGATCGCGATGACGACCCCGGTGCTGATCGCAGCAGCACTTCTGACCGGGCTTGCCACGGCGCTCTGCGAGACGGCCTGGTATGCCTTGACGAGCGGTGTCTCGGCTTGGGATGTCTTCCAGGCCAATGCCGATGTGGTGGTTTATCAGGATCTCGGCTTCCTGCGGCCGGGGCATTGGGTGGCGCTGGTCGGGCTTGGCGTTGCGGCCGTTCATGCCTGGCGGGCTCCGGTGGCGAAGCCGCGCCGGGCGCGTCGTAGCGATGGCGTTCCGGCCCAGACGGGTGCTTGA